The following coding sequences lie in one Candidatus Eremiobacterota bacterium genomic window:
- a CDS encoding alpha/beta fold hydrolase, translating to MNEKIAPEELSYGIDVTGVDPASLSDAVRAVIADIMMDPLRMSTWLTGFALAEQNVGLNMLRRLGNVTPFGGNNGSTQRDKRFAEPEWSSNPILAGLVEDYQARTQAAMQLVDSARLPEATRRKARFAMQLMCDAFAPSNVPWLNPGVVNEATETGGMSLVRGLENFLDDVRNNGGYPKQVDKSGFELGKNIASTPGRVVMRNALIELIAYEPQTPQVHETPLLCSPPWINKYYIMDLAPGRSFVEWAVQHGHQTFMISYRNPDESLSHYTMDNYLREGVLAALDAVQELTGAPRVNLMALCLGGTLALVTLAYLAAHKQGDRIASATLTNTLVDFSIPGDLGVFTDEDTIARLEQRMRERGYLEPAEMARTFDWMRSSDLIWSYVVNNWFKGKQPSAFDILAWNNDSTRMPVEMHSQYLRACYLYNAIVKPGAFVIDDTPIDLGEIRTPLYVLGAENDHIAPWRATYLTTQHGGGESKYVLTNSGHIAGIVNPPGSKKTWHYTKPVAQRGERADDWLETADRHNGSWWEDWAVWADAHAGKMRAPYPLPEGEPAPGQYVRNQTGPQFEAEAVKDGKVGTRS from the coding sequence GTGAATGAAAAGATCGCCCCCGAAGAGCTGAGCTACGGGATCGACGTTACCGGGGTCGATCCGGCGTCGCTGAGCGATGCGGTGCGGGCCGTGATCGCCGACATCATGATGGACCCGCTGCGCATGAGCACGTGGCTGACCGGCTTTGCGCTGGCCGAGCAAAACGTCGGTCTGAACATGTTGCGCCGCTTGGGGAACGTGACGCCCTTTGGCGGCAATAACGGTTCCACGCAGCGCGATAAGCGATTTGCGGAGCCCGAATGGAGCAGCAATCCGATTCTCGCCGGTTTAGTTGAAGATTATCAAGCGCGGACGCAGGCGGCGATGCAGCTCGTTGATTCGGCACGCCTGCCGGAAGCGACACGACGCAAAGCGCGCTTTGCAATGCAGCTGATGTGCGACGCCTTTGCCCCGAGCAACGTCCCATGGCTGAACCCCGGCGTCGTCAATGAGGCGACCGAGACCGGCGGCATGAGCTTAGTTCGAGGCTTGGAGAACTTCCTCGACGACGTTCGCAACAACGGCGGCTATCCCAAGCAGGTCGACAAGTCGGGATTCGAGTTAGGAAAGAACATCGCGTCCACGCCGGGACGTGTGGTGATGCGCAACGCGTTGATCGAGCTGATCGCGTACGAGCCGCAGACGCCGCAGGTACACGAGACGCCGCTGCTCTGCAGTCCGCCGTGGATCAACAAGTATTACATCATGGATTTGGCCCCCGGGCGCTCGTTCGTCGAGTGGGCGGTGCAACACGGCCATCAGACTTTTATGATCTCGTACCGCAATCCGGACGAATCGCTGTCGCATTATACGATGGACAACTACCTGCGCGAGGGTGTGTTGGCGGCGCTCGACGCGGTGCAGGAGCTTACCGGTGCGCCGCGCGTGAACCTTATGGCGCTCTGTTTGGGCGGGACGCTCGCACTGGTGACGCTCGCGTATTTGGCGGCTCACAAGCAGGGCGATCGGATCGCGTCGGCCACGCTCACGAACACGCTGGTCGACTTCAGCATTCCCGGCGATCTCGGCGTCTTCACCGACGAAGACACGATCGCGCGGCTCGAGCAGCGAATGCGCGAACGCGGCTATCTCGAGCCGGCGGAGATGGCGCGAACGTTCGATTGGATGCGGTCGAGCGATCTGATCTGGAGCTACGTCGTCAATAATTGGTTCAAAGGCAAACAGCCATCCGCGTTCGACATTCTCGCTTGGAATAACGATTCGACTCGGATGCCGGTGGAGATGCATTCGCAGTACCTGCGCGCGTGTTACCTATACAACGCGATCGTGAAGCCTGGCGCTTTCGTGATCGACGACACGCCGATCGATTTAGGGGAGATCAGGACGCCGCTTTACGTGTTGGGCGCCGAAAACGATCACATCGCCCCCTGGCGCGCGACGTATTTGACGACGCAACACGGCGGCGGCGAATCGAAATACGTGCTCACCAACTCGGGCCATATCGCCGGCATCGTCAATCCGCCCGGATCGAAGAAGACCTGGCACTATACCAAGCCCGTGGCGCAGCGCGGCGAACGCGCCGACGACTGGCTGGAGACTGCCGATCGGCATAATGGTTCGTGGTGGGAAGATTGGGCGGTCTGGGCCGATGCGCACGCCGGCAAAATGCGCGCGCCGTATCCCTTGCCCGAAGGCGAACCCGCTCCGGGGCAGTACGTGCGCAATCAGACGGGGCCGCAGTTTGAGGCCGAGGCGGTGAAGGACGGCAAAGTTGGAACACGATCGTGA
- a CDS encoding helix-turn-helix transcriptional regulator, translating to MRQLAEIAKISNPYLSQVERGLYKPSADVLKSIANALHISAETMYSQAGLLDDSGTRDESHHGVEHAVKLDPRLTTDQKEAIIRIYRSFIGRE from the coding sequence ATGCGTCAGCTCGCCGAAATCGCAAAGATTTCGAACCCGTATCTTAGTCAGGTCGAGCGGGGATTGTATAAACCGTCGGCCGACGTGCTGAAGAGCATCGCCAACGCGCTGCATATTTCAGCGGAAACAATGTATTCTCAAGCCGGCTTGCTCGACGATTCGGGAACTCGCGACGAGAGCCACCACGGCGTCGAGCACGCGGTGAAACTCGACCCGCGGCTCACGACGGATCAAAAAGAAGCGATTATCAGGATTTACCGCAGCTTTATCGGCCGCGAGTAA
- a CDS encoding STAS domain-containing protein, whose product MSLSKGEGRTGYAQSEGNLKGVPDPALSKNRIELHGEYDLSRKEEVGALFRSIAEGPQVIIDLRDVTYIDSSFLSELALLRSRLRSDKIMLVGPSQNVKRILTLVSFEQLFQIVNDETA is encoded by the coding sequence ATGAGCCTGTCGAAGGGCGAGGGGCGAACGGGGTACGCGCAGTCGGAGGGGAATCTCAAGGGCGTGCCCGATCCGGCGCTTTCGAAGAATCGAATCGAGCTTCACGGCGAGTACGACCTCTCGCGCAAGGAAGAGGTCGGTGCGCTCTTTCGCTCGATCGCCGAAGGTCCGCAGGTGATCATCGACCTGCGGGACGTTACCTACATTGATTCCAGCTTTCTCAGTGAGCTAGCGCTTCTTCGCTCGCGTCTCCGCAGCGACAAAATCATGCTCGTCGGCCCGAGCCAGAACGTGAAGCGGATCCTCACGCTCGTAAGCTTCGAGCAGCTCTTTCAAATCGTCAACGACGAAACTGCCTGA
- a CDS encoding aldo/keto reductase: MNAAPSISLGNELSVRRLGFGAMRLCGPGVWGWPADRANAVRVLRRAVELGVNFIDTADAYGPHVNEEQIAEALYPYPDDVVIATKGGCTRSGPGQWGRDGHPAHLEAACEGSLRRLRVERIELYQLHAVDPHVPLEEQVGTLRALRDAGKIRFIGLSNVDLDQLQRAERVVEIASVQNNYNVGNRISEPVLDYCVSKKIAFIPYFPLDGGDLAAVEALTPIARAHGKSIWQIGLAWLLAHSPVTLPIPGTSSPEHLEENVDAAAVRLSAQELEALERVATAASR, from the coding sequence ATGAACGCTGCACCTTCAATTTCGCTCGGGAACGAGCTTTCCGTTCGGCGCCTGGGTTTCGGCGCGATGCGCTTATGCGGACCCGGCGTTTGGGGCTGGCCGGCGGACCGCGCGAATGCCGTGCGCGTTCTGCGCCGCGCCGTTGAACTCGGCGTCAACTTTATCGATACTGCCGACGCCTATGGCCCGCACGTCAACGAAGAGCAAATTGCAGAGGCGCTCTATCCGTATCCCGATGACGTGGTCATTGCAACAAAGGGCGGTTGTACGCGGTCCGGCCCGGGCCAATGGGGGCGTGACGGACACCCGGCGCACCTCGAAGCGGCCTGCGAAGGAAGTTTGCGGCGGCTTCGCGTCGAGCGAATCGAGCTCTATCAGCTCCATGCGGTCGATCCACACGTTCCGCTCGAGGAGCAAGTGGGCACTCTGCGAGCGCTGCGCGATGCCGGTAAGATTCGATTCATCGGCCTATCCAACGTCGATCTGGATCAGCTGCAACGGGCCGAGCGCGTCGTTGAGATCGCTTCGGTTCAGAACAATTACAACGTCGGTAATCGCATCAGCGAACCGGTGCTCGACTACTGCGTTAGCAAGAAGATCGCGTTTATTCCCTACTTTCCGCTCGATGGCGGCGATCTGGCCGCCGTCGAGGCTTTGACGCCGATTGCGCGCGCGCACGGCAAGTCGATTTGGCAGATCGGATTAGCGTGGCTGTTGGCGCACTCGCCCGTGACACTTCCGATTCCGGGAACGTCGTCGCCCGAGCACCTCGAGGAAAACGTGGACGCTGCCGCCGTGCGGCTGAGCGCGCAGGAGCTGGAAGCGCTCGAACGCGTCGCCACCGCAGCGTCACGCTGA
- a CDS encoding ATP-binding protein, which translates to MAEQSVGTWIWQRLRPPRARKAWEFDPCSPDIAARVRSEIRQVLQRCGRADAIERLDIVYAELVANSIRHAPGKVQVQLECPQSGGAVVLHVKDRGPGYHAISRLPLDVLSESGRGLFIISMYSDRFVVRRRLGGGSYARIWLNPP; encoded by the coding sequence GTGGCGGAGCAAAGCGTCGGCACGTGGATCTGGCAGCGATTGCGGCCGCCGCGAGCGCGCAAGGCATGGGAGTTCGACCCTTGCTCGCCCGACATCGCCGCGCGCGTGCGTTCGGAGATTCGGCAAGTCTTGCAAAGGTGCGGTCGCGCGGATGCGATCGAGCGGCTCGATATCGTCTACGCCGAACTCGTGGCAAACTCAATCCGGCACGCCCCCGGCAAGGTGCAAGTGCAGCTCGAGTGTCCGCAAAGCGGCGGAGCAGTGGTCTTGCACGTGAAGGATCGTGGACCGGGCTACCATGCGATATCTCGGCTGCCTCTTGACGTGCTGAGCGAAAGCGGGCGAGGCCTCTTCATCATTTCGATGTATTCCGATCGGTTCGTCGTGCGCCGCCGCCTGGGCGGCGGTAGCTACGCGCGCATCTGGCTGAATCCGCCGTAG
- a CDS encoding PhzF family phenazine biosynthesis protein produces MELQYHVVDVFTTTPLQGNALAVFPDASALDGATMQRLAREMNLSETTFVLPKESSADSIRTRIFTPASELPFAGHPTIGTAYVMRRIGIVSGDAKAFALQENVGRVPVRVDEGEDPILWLTTPPIRKLGEFGRDRCAKALSLGPGRLLPSVPCEMLSAGNPNLFIALRDRQAVDDARVDDRELSDLLRPCKSPTCVFVFAPTSSGAYSRMFAPELGVVEDPATGSATGPLAVFMMKHGLVPATDGTRFVSEQGVKMGRRSVLHVLIRGERGSEGIEVGGNVVHVAEGTVRLP; encoded by the coding sequence TTGGAACTGCAGTACCACGTCGTCGATGTCTTCACGACGACGCCCTTGCAAGGCAACGCGCTGGCCGTTTTTCCCGACGCGTCGGCGCTCGACGGCGCGACGATGCAACGCTTGGCGCGCGAGATGAATCTCTCGGAAACGACGTTCGTCCTTCCCAAGGAGTCTTCGGCCGACTCGATTCGGACGCGCATTTTTACGCCGGCATCGGAGCTGCCCTTTGCGGGACATCCGACGATCGGTACGGCCTACGTGATGCGTCGCATCGGAATCGTCTCCGGCGATGCGAAAGCTTTTGCATTGCAAGAGAACGTGGGTCGCGTGCCCGTGCGCGTCGACGAGGGCGAGGATCCGATCCTATGGCTGACGACGCCGCCGATTCGCAAACTTGGCGAGTTCGGACGGGATCGTTGCGCAAAAGCGCTCTCACTCGGCCCCGGGCGGTTACTGCCAAGCGTGCCGTGCGAGATGCTCTCGGCCGGCAACCCGAATCTTTTCATTGCGCTTCGCGATCGCCAAGCCGTCGACGACGCTCGCGTCGACGACCGGGAGCTTTCAGATTTGCTCCGGCCATGCAAGTCGCCGACGTGCGTATTCGTGTTCGCGCCAACGAGCTCGGGCGCGTACTCGCGCATGTTCGCACCGGAGCTCGGCGTCGTGGAGGATCCCGCGACGGGCAGCGCGACCGGGCCGCTCGCGGTTTTCATGATGAAGCATGGGCTCGTGCCCGCCACCGACGGCACGCGGTTCGTCAGCGAGCAAGGCGTGAAGATGGGCCGCCGCAGCGTGCTGCACGTCCTGATCCGCGGCGAGCGCGGCAGCGAGGGAATCGAGGTGGGCGGCAACGTCGTGCACGTGGCCGAAGGGACCGTTCGGCTGCCGTAG
- a CDS encoding carboxypeptidase regulatory-like domain-containing protein translates to MRNFANVVTAALRPSLTTVGLLAAIATQTSSVLAGTSGGMGGVITDAKTGTPIAGVRVQLTSASQTATTTTDSHGHYIAFALAPDNYTLTFEKTGYDTKSVTDLLVEADQTEVYDFELSPASASASPPLRSP, encoded by the coding sequence ATGCGAAATTTTGCGAATGTAGTAACGGCGGCGTTGCGGCCGTCGCTGACGACGGTGGGTCTGCTTGCTGCCATTGCGACGCAGACCAGCTCGGTGTTGGCGGGGACGAGCGGCGGAATGGGCGGCGTGATTACCGATGCAAAGACGGGAACGCCGATTGCCGGCGTCCGCGTTCAGCTAACCTCGGCGTCGCAGACCGCTACGACGACCACCGATAGTCACGGCCATTACATCGCCTTTGCTTTGGCGCCCGACAATTATACGCTGACGTTTGAGAAGACGGGTTACGATACAAAATCCGTCACCGATCTTCTGGTCGAGGCCGACCAAACAGAAGTGTACGATTTCGAACTCTCGCCCGCATCGGCATCGGCATCGCCGCCGCTCCGATCGCCGTAA
- a CDS encoding tetratricopeptide repeat protein, whose amino-acid sequence MLLLAVVLAATPPTRPVHLEVTTSVSQAQAAFDRGLFLYYAYDGDDAQRSFAQAAAFDPQLAMAFWGIALAQGPDLNTPVAEDRFAVAAVAIRKASASARTASPLERRFIEIMALRYQGTFADHTRDDAAYRHAMLAFAQTSRDENAELLAAEALMEHGGLEWNAEAPASDETQQALRLIEGVLSDDAQNVMANHLCIHLYDLAPNRAPARPCAERLDAEAWSAEAEHLAHMPAHYWIETGNYARALNSSERAYQLMAQLTAADATSAHVQHYAKHDVAVGYSAAMMLGNYTQAQRWSQRMSVAFGTNFDAITALRFGRYEAAYAASNDEFSALSVRGLAALHLGRIGEAETMAARLRSDKTTDGYMPALLLAELAEARGHEAEAEAWIDASRANQRANFSGELIPLIPADEALGTIRLEHGDAGSAIEAFTAALAAYPNDPRALYGLARALSASGRRAQATASDDSFAQTWKGADTNAADALP is encoded by the coding sequence GTGCTTCTGCTCGCAGTCGTCCTTGCCGCGACGCCGCCGACGAGGCCGGTGCACCTGGAGGTAACGACAAGCGTTTCGCAAGCCCAAGCAGCGTTCGATCGCGGCCTTTTCCTTTATTATGCGTACGACGGCGACGACGCACAGCGCAGTTTTGCCCAAGCCGCAGCGTTCGATCCGCAGCTAGCCATGGCGTTCTGGGGAATCGCGCTCGCGCAAGGGCCTGATTTGAACACACCGGTTGCCGAAGACCGCTTCGCCGTCGCCGCAGTGGCGATCCGCAAAGCGTCGGCGAGCGCCCGAACCGCATCGCCGCTAGAACGGCGCTTCATCGAAATCATGGCATTGCGCTATCAGGGCACGTTCGCGGACCATACGCGTGACGACGCCGCGTACCGACACGCCATGCTTGCGTTTGCGCAAACCTCGCGCGATGAAAACGCCGAGTTGCTCGCGGCAGAAGCGCTCATGGAGCATGGCGGACTAGAATGGAATGCGGAAGCACCGGCGAGTGACGAGACGCAGCAAGCGCTCCGATTGATCGAAGGCGTGCTTAGCGACGATGCGCAAAACGTTATGGCGAATCACCTTTGCATCCATCTCTACGATCTCGCGCCCAATCGTGCGCCGGCACGCCCATGCGCGGAACGGCTCGACGCAGAAGCGTGGAGTGCAGAAGCCGAGCACTTGGCCCACATGCCGGCGCACTATTGGATTGAGACCGGAAACTATGCCCGCGCGCTCAACTCCAGCGAGCGCGCGTACCAACTGATGGCGCAGCTCACCGCGGCCGATGCCACGTCAGCCCACGTTCAGCACTATGCGAAGCACGACGTCGCGGTCGGCTATTCGGCTGCAATGATGCTGGGAAACTACACGCAGGCGCAGCGCTGGAGTCAGCGCATGAGCGTCGCCTTCGGGACGAATTTCGATGCGATTACCGCGCTGCGCTTCGGACGCTATGAAGCCGCATATGCCGCAAGCAACGACGAATTTTCCGCTTTGAGCGTTCGCGGCTTGGCGGCTTTGCACTTAGGCCGCATCGGTGAGGCCGAAACGATGGCGGCGAGACTTCGCAGCGACAAGACGACGGACGGATATATGCCCGCGCTGCTGCTCGCGGAGCTTGCCGAAGCCCGCGGACACGAAGCCGAGGCCGAAGCCTGGATCGATGCGAGCCGTGCGAATCAGCGGGCAAATTTCAGCGGCGAACTCATCCCGCTGATTCCCGCGGATGAAGCACTGGGAACAATTCGGCTCGAACACGGAGATGCAGGGAGCGCGATCGAGGCATTTACCGCGGCTCTTGCCGCGTATCCCAACGACCCGCGGGCGCTTTACGGCCTTGCACGCGCGTTGAGCGCATCGGGCAGGCGCGCCCAAGCCACGGCGAGCGATGACTCGTTCGCACAAACGTGGAAGGGCGCCGACACAAACGCTGCCGACGCCCTTCCGTAG
- a CDS encoding dienelactone hydrolase family protein — MGSMVEFTRPDGQNAPGYYAEAAANAPGIVLIEEWWGVDERFKATADRLASHNFNVLVPDLFRGRTAAVGNEANHLMEGLDFGDAATQDVVGASRYLRERGARRVGVMGFCMGGALAMLSVMHGNSFDAVSTWYGAPPPETGDPAKISVPIQGHWARQDTFATPQTVAEIERKLKAAEKQPEFYSYDAEHGFYNTGEPGDAGLGHYDREAAEAAWRRTVEFFDRTLRD, encoded by the coding sequence ATGGGTTCGATGGTCGAGTTTACGCGTCCGGACGGCCAGAATGCGCCCGGATATTACGCAGAAGCCGCGGCGAACGCTCCCGGAATCGTCCTCATTGAAGAATGGTGGGGAGTGGACGAGCGCTTCAAGGCAACCGCCGACCGGCTCGCGTCGCACAATTTCAACGTTCTCGTTCCCGATTTGTTTCGTGGACGCACGGCCGCCGTAGGCAATGAGGCGAATCATTTGATGGAAGGGCTGGATTTTGGCGACGCGGCAACTCAGGACGTGGTCGGCGCATCGCGTTATTTGCGCGAGCGAGGGGCACGGCGAGTGGGCGTGATGGGCTTCTGCATGGGCGGCGCGCTGGCGATGCTGAGCGTTATGCACGGCAATTCTTTCGATGCCGTGAGCACGTGGTATGGCGCTCCGCCGCCCGAAACCGGGGACCCCGCCAAGATCTCCGTTCCGATTCAAGGCCACTGGGCACGTCAAGATACTTTCGCCACGCCGCAGACCGTTGCCGAAATCGAGCGCAAGCTCAAGGCCGCGGAAAAGCAGCCCGAGTTCTACTCCTACGACGCGGAGCACGGATTCTACAATACCGGGGAGCCCGGCGACGCCGGCCTGGGACATTACGATCGGGAAGCCGCTGAAGCGGCGTGGCGGCGCACGGTGGAGTTCTTCGATCGCACGTTGCGCGACTAG
- a CDS encoding DUF5069 domain-containing protein yields MPTDFRDGETFPRRGREAIGDALWLLRASDKGRAAAAGTIHDYIYPCPMDQGMMERWRITVDEFDDALRRHPTDEALYAWLRERVRPEDIRAANEWLTNERTENLDRQDAEETGVVEHR; encoded by the coding sequence ATGCCGACTGATTTTCGCGATGGAGAGACCTTTCCGCGCCGAGGGCGTGAAGCGATTGGAGACGCGTTATGGCTGCTTCGCGCATCCGACAAAGGGCGCGCCGCCGCCGCCGGAACCATACACGACTACATTTATCCGTGCCCGATGGACCAAGGCATGATGGAACGCTGGCGCATCACCGTTGACGAATTCGACGATGCGCTGCGCCGTCATCCTACCGATGAGGCCCTCTATGCGTGGCTGCGCGAACGCGTTCGCCCCGAAGACATTCGCGCCGCCAACGAATGGCTCACAAACGAGCGAACCGAGAATCTGGATCGACAAGATGCCGAAGAGACCGGCGTCGTCGAGCATCGCTGA
- a CDS encoding 2-dehydropantoate 2-reductase, whose amino-acid sequence MMRIGVVGAGAIGGFLAAALARAGAHVSVVARGAHLEAIAREGLRVTSDLGDFNAQVEAADDVRRLGEVDVLLLTFKAHQWPGVRSQLARFAATDVSVVTLQNGLPFWYVREPPLQSVDPGGAIGRLFDDDRIVGAVVHVSGTILAPGVVKQSGGLRYVLGAPGGGDSDRVKNLARLFRSAGLAPEIDRNIRATVWLKLVNNAGLNPASVLYRMTIKPMLADSGVRAHVHELMTEAMCVGEAMGVVSGVAVDERIAYAARLADVKTSMLQDYEHGRSLELEPILGAVIELGERHGVAVPRLREAYRRLSRVPSASLR is encoded by the coding sequence GTGATGCGCATCGGCGTCGTCGGTGCGGGCGCCATCGGCGGATTCCTGGCAGCGGCGCTCGCTCGCGCCGGAGCTCACGTGTCGGTCGTGGCCCGCGGCGCGCACCTCGAAGCGATCGCGCGCGAGGGCCTGCGCGTAACCAGCGACCTGGGTGATTTCAACGCGCAGGTCGAGGCCGCCGACGATGTGCGGCGGCTCGGCGAAGTGGACGTGCTGCTGCTCACGTTTAAGGCCCATCAGTGGCCGGGTGTTCGCTCGCAGCTCGCACGATTTGCGGCAACCGACGTTTCGGTTGTTACACTCCAAAACGGGTTGCCGTTTTGGTACGTTCGCGAGCCACCGCTGCAGAGCGTCGATCCCGGTGGCGCAATCGGACGCCTCTTCGACGACGATCGTATCGTCGGCGCCGTCGTACACGTCTCGGGCACAATACTCGCTCCCGGGGTCGTTAAGCAGAGCGGCGGCCTGCGATACGTACTCGGCGCGCCCGGCGGCGGCGACAGCGACCGGGTGAAGAACCTTGCGCGGCTCTTCCGCAGCGCCGGACTTGCGCCCGAGATCGACCGCAACATTCGCGCGACCGTTTGGCTCAAGCTGGTCAACAATGCGGGACTCAATCCGGCGAGCGTCCTTTATCGGATGACGATCAAACCAATGCTCGCGGATTCGGGCGTGCGTGCGCACGTTCACGAACTCATGACCGAAGCGATGTGCGTTGGTGAGGCCATGGGTGTTGTTTCCGGCGTTGCCGTGGACGAACGCATCGCCTACGCGGCGCGCCTGGCGGACGTGAAAACGTCGATGCTGCAAGATTACGAACACGGTCGTTCGCTCGAGCTCGAGCCGATTTTGGGCGCCGTTATCGAGCTTGGCGAACGTCACGGCGTCGCCGTTCCCCGGCTTCGCGAGGCGTACCGACGCTTGTCGCGCGTTCCGTCGGCATCGCTGCGGTGA
- the recG gene encoding ATP-dependent DNA helicase RecG, which yields MIAHLRRPADIASLSGVGPKTAQLFADLGIETAAALLEYLPFRYDDLRFATPAMQLGLTGGEENAVGHVIEVKERRVRGLEIVELRMRDATGANFTAKWIGRNRYVYGRFREGMRLFVRGRVERTLSGATVNVSQYAQLTEDEQYHGELVPIYRASRELASRKIASVIKKNLARLIAEAPADPLPPSLAATREYGSLDEAFRAVHAPRTPEEAERARQRFVFTEFLLLATAAQMRRAHRERDHDAEALRVPPDLLEQLERTLPFALTGAQRRVIVEIWNDMSRDVPMNRLLQGDVGSGKTLVAAAAVLLAAHNGMQSALMAPTELLAWQHAARLAPLLLPFGVTLEAVFGSQSGRARAAALDRLAGGEASVAVGTHALLTQGVEFNRLGLVIIDEQHRFGVEQRARLRAKGISPHTIHMTATPIPRTLAQSVYADLDLSIIDELPAGRTPIETFAVRASRLPRVYEFVRKNVAAGHQAYIVAPAIDEGDGMLTSVVAEAERLKNDVFPDLRLGLLHGRLSAREKEEIMRRFIARELDALVSTTVVEVGVDVPNATAMVVLDAQRYGLAQLHQLRGRVGRASAKSYCILVYPDDAVERERLEILTQSTDGFKIADEDLRLRGPGQFAGTMQSGGAELRFGDLLHDVEIYRAAKVAAERIVAADPQLTRHEHSGLRQALESQPSTHALLVSS from the coding sequence GTGATCGCGCACCTTCGAAGACCGGCCGACATCGCCAGCCTGAGCGGCGTTGGGCCGAAGACGGCACAGCTCTTCGCCGACCTTGGGATCGAAACGGCAGCGGCGCTGCTCGAGTACTTGCCTTTTCGCTACGACGATCTGCGCTTCGCGACGCCCGCGATGCAGCTCGGCCTTACCGGCGGCGAAGAGAATGCCGTCGGACACGTCATTGAAGTGAAGGAACGACGCGTGCGCGGTTTAGAGATCGTCGAACTTCGCATGCGCGATGCCACGGGCGCGAACTTCACTGCGAAGTGGATCGGCCGCAATCGGTACGTCTACGGACGCTTTCGCGAAGGCATGCGCCTCTTCGTGCGCGGGCGCGTCGAACGCACGTTATCGGGTGCAACGGTGAACGTGTCGCAGTACGCCCAACTTACGGAAGACGAGCAGTATCACGGCGAGCTCGTGCCGATTTATCGCGCATCGAGGGAGCTCGCTAGCCGCAAAATCGCCTCGGTCATCAAGAAAAATCTCGCGCGGCTGATTGCCGAGGCGCCGGCGGATCCGCTGCCCCCGTCGCTTGCGGCGACGCGGGAGTACGGATCGCTGGACGAGGCGTTTCGCGCGGTTCACGCGCCTCGCACACCCGAAGAGGCGGAGCGAGCGCGCCAACGGTTCGTTTTTACGGAGTTCCTGCTGTTGGCGACGGCGGCGCAGATGCGACGCGCGCACCGCGAGCGCGATCACGATGCCGAGGCATTACGGGTGCCGCCCGACTTACTCGAGCAGCTCGAGCGCACGCTGCCTTTCGCATTGACGGGCGCGCAACGGCGCGTCATCGTCGAGATTTGGAACGACATGAGTCGCGACGTGCCGATGAATCGGCTGTTGCAGGGCGATGTCGGCAGCGGCAAAACACTCGTTGCCGCCGCTGCGGTGCTGCTCGCGGCGCACAATGGGATGCAATCGGCGTTGATGGCGCCCACCGAACTGCTCGCTTGGCAGCATGCCGCCCGACTCGCCCCGCTCTTGCTGCCCTTCGGGGTTACGTTGGAGGCCGTCTTTGGCAGTCAAAGCGGGCGGGCGCGCGCAGCCGCACTCGATAGGCTTGCCGGCGGTGAGGCGTCGGTGGCGGTGGGAACGCACGCCTTGCTGACCCAGGGCGTCGAGTTCAATCGCCTTGGGCTGGTTATCATCGACGAGCAGCACCGCTTCGGGGTCGAGCAGCGCGCGCGGCTCCGCGCCAAAGGCATTTCACCGCACACGATTCACATGACGGCAACGCCAATTCCGCGCACGCTCGCTCAGTCGGTCTATGCCGACCTCGATCTGTCTATTATTGACGAGCTGCCTGCAGGGCGCACGCCGATTGAAACCTTTGCAGTGCGCGCCAGCCGCCTCCCGCGCGTCTACGAGTTCGTGCGAAAGAATGTCGCGGCCGGTCATCAGGCATACATCGTCGCGCCGGCAATTGATGAAGGTGATGGAATGCTCACGAGCGTCGTTGCCGAAGCGGAGCGACTCAAGAACGACGTTTTCCCCGATTTGCGGCTCGGCTTGTTGCACGGGCGCCTTTCGGCTCGGGAGAAGGAGGAGATCATGCGACGATTCATAGCTCGCGAGCTCGACGCGCTCGTTTCGACAACGGTCGTCGAAGTTGGTGTCGACGTTCCGAATGCCACGGCCATGGTCGTGTTGGACGCTCAACGCTACGGCCTGGCGCAACTGCATCAACTGCGCGGACGGGTCGGTCGTGCGTCGGCGAAGTCGTACTGCATTCTGGTCTATCCCGACGACGCCGTCGAGCGAGAACGGCTGGAAATTTTGACGCAATCTACCGATGGCTTCAAAATCGCCGACGAGGACTTGCGCCTTCGTGGACCCGGTCAGTTTGCGGGGACGATGCAGTCGGGCGGAGCAGAACTTCGCTTTGGCGATCTGCTGCACGACGTTGAAATCTACCGTGCGGCCAAAGTCGCGGCCGAACGAATCGTCGCCGCCGATCCACAACTTACGCGCCACGAGCATTCGGGCTTGCGACAAGCACTGGAGAGCCAACCCAGCACGCACGCGCTGTTGGTGTCGTCATGA